A portion of the Littorina saxatilis isolate snail1 unplaced genomic scaffold, US_GU_Lsax_2.0 scaffold_445, whole genome shotgun sequence genome contains these proteins:
- the LOC138956161 gene encoding uncharacterized protein: MDTNLDSLKQEMNAAYTETREEVHELREEVGHLRKENENLKSRLDDIEMKADDLECRSRRNNLVFYGLTRPENETPQQCEDAVRDLLADPLGLPNPVEFDRVHRTSNKRDAPVVARCVFYKDRVNILKKAREKLKGSDVFVAEDFSARVRDIRKKLNQHRRAA; the protein is encoded by the coding sequence ATGGATACTAACCTGGACAGCCTAAAACAAGAGATGAACGCGGCCTACACTGAAACAAGAGAAGAAGTGCATGAGTTGAGAGAGGAAGTAGGGCACCtgagaaaagaaaatgaaaatctCAAGTCTAGACTCGACGACATTGAAATGAAGGCTGACGATCTTGAATGTCGTTCCAGGCGGAACAACCTCGTCTTCTATGGACTTACACGACCTGAAAACGAAACACCCCAACAATGTGAAGACGCCGTGCGGGATCTGTTGGCAGATCCCTTGGGACTTCCTAACCCTGTTGAGTTCGACCGTGTGCACAGAACCAGCAACAAGCGTGACGCTCCAGTGGTGGCCCGCTGCGTGTTCTACAAAGACCGTGTcaacatcctgaagaaggccAGAGAAAAGCTGAAGGGCTCTGACGTTTTCGTGGCCGAAGACTTCTCTGCACGTGTACGTGACATTCGAAAGAAACTGAACCAACATCGCCGTGCTGCCTAG